One window from the genome of Aeromonas sp. FDAARGOS 1405 encodes:
- a CDS encoding GNAT family N-acetyltransferase — protein MELLIEASLWQPQWAALLPHWQQQGHRWQLLQGKEAAAALDQTDAPWASSPPDGVLCPGALLAAWLDGDLLADFHVDPSRQVLISASTSLLTLAKEQGLLTLGPVGADLPLTPEADLGAVLNRLLARRVMIPTLAEDSHAAGVVLRPLQAADEREIVRYCSDEALARYTLNIPHPYPPEGARDWLALSWRKAALGLGWSWAITLPEEQGAALVGVISLHWNGELAWWVGVPWQNRGLATRAASLVKEFAFDQLKLPALTARHMPDNLASGRVMAKLGMHYRGRRHISGRQPCEVSYWRLDRAPSLPSPLPEEIARWLADERIAVVILWDPATTNRQSANGKLAISLFVDERGEGEKPCFLRCPPHLERLLALHCYPVDLLEQAEPEQLSHLGGVLLKDRDERGLAWLLQLVALQRQGPELLSREERVSRLHWFNQLMAQALGGNGDSSQIRYQQLRLLVELPELVDELDGCWHQTPELTFERLAREAPALWLAYREAMNRATPATLTALQQQFAARFPECTLPFLDKGTQNDQPLCGIMPALLYEE, from the coding sequence ATGGAACTGCTGATCGAGGCCAGTCTGTGGCAACCGCAGTGGGCTGCGCTGTTGCCGCACTGGCAGCAGCAGGGTCATCGCTGGCAGCTGCTGCAGGGCAAAGAGGCGGCGGCTGCCCTCGATCAAACCGATGCACCCTGGGCGAGCAGCCCTCCAGACGGGGTGCTCTGCCCGGGAGCCCTGCTGGCTGCCTGGCTCGATGGGGATCTGCTGGCGGATTTTCATGTTGATCCCAGCCGCCAGGTTCTGATCAGTGCCTCTACCTCCCTATTGACCCTCGCCAAGGAGCAGGGACTGCTCACCCTTGGCCCTGTGGGGGCCGATCTGCCGCTCACCCCCGAGGCCGATTTGGGTGCCGTGCTTAATCGCCTGCTGGCGCGCCGCGTGATGATACCGACGTTGGCCGAGGATTCGCACGCCGCTGGCGTCGTGCTGCGACCACTGCAGGCCGCCGATGAGCGCGAGATAGTGCGCTACTGCAGCGACGAGGCGCTGGCCCGCTATACCCTCAATATTCCTCACCCCTATCCGCCGGAGGGGGCCCGCGACTGGCTGGCCCTTAGCTGGCGCAAGGCGGCGCTTGGCCTTGGCTGGAGCTGGGCCATCACCTTGCCAGAGGAGCAAGGGGCGGCGCTGGTTGGGGTGATCTCCCTGCACTGGAATGGCGAGCTCGCCTGGTGGGTGGGCGTACCTTGGCAAAATCGCGGTCTGGCGACTCGGGCCGCCAGCTTGGTCAAGGAGTTTGCCTTTGACCAACTTAAACTGCCGGCGCTGACGGCTCGCCATATGCCAGACAATTTAGCCTCCGGCCGGGTGATGGCAAAACTGGGGATGCACTATCGCGGGCGGCGCCATATCAGCGGTCGTCAGCCGTGCGAGGTGAGCTACTGGCGGCTGGATCGCGCGCCCTCCTTGCCCAGCCCCTTGCCCGAGGAAATTGCCCGCTGGCTGGCAGATGAGCGGATCGCCGTGGTGATCCTGTGGGATCCTGCCACGACCAATCGGCAGAGTGCCAACGGCAAGCTGGCCATCTCGCTCTTTGTGGATGAGAGGGGCGAGGGGGAGAAGCCCTGTTTTCTGCGTTGCCCGCCGCATCTTGAGAGGTTGCTGGCGCTGCACTGTTACCCCGTCGATCTGCTGGAGCAGGCCGAACCGGAGCAGTTGTCCCATCTTGGCGGCGTCTTGCTGAAAGACAGGGATGAACGGGGGCTGGCGTGGCTGCTGCAACTGGTCGCGCTGCAGCGTCAGGGGCCCGAGCTGCTTAGCCGCGAGGAGCGCGTATCACGGCTCCACTGGTTCAACCAATTGATGGCGCAGGCGCTGGGCGGCAACGGTGACTCTTCGCAGATACGCTATCAGCAGTTACGGCTGCTGGTGGAGCTGCCGGAGCTGGTCGACGAGCTGGATGGCTGTTGGCATCAAACGCCCGAACTGACCTTTGAGCGGTTGGCGCGGGAGGCTCCCGCCCTCTGGCTGGCCTACCGCGAGGCGATGAACAGGGCCACCCCGGCTACGCTAACAGCCTTGCAGCAGCAGTTTGCCGCTCGTTTTCCTGAGTGCACCCTCCCATTTTTGGA
- the pflB gene encoding formate C-acetyltransferase — translation MKVDMQLDQDKFRQAWQGFAGENWKHEINVRDFIQQNYTPYEGDEQFLADATEATTTLWNKVMEGIRIENATHAPVDFDTNIATTITAHGPGYIEQGLEKIVGLQTDKPLKRALHPFGGVNMIRSSFEAYGREMDPEFEYTFSELRKTHNQGVFDVYSPEMLRCRKSGVLTGLPDGYGRGRIIGDYRRVALYGIDYLIRERELQFADLQPALERGEQLEQVIRQREELAEHKRALVQIKQMAASYGFDISGPARTAQQAVQWLYFAYLAAVKSQNGGAMSLGRTATFLDIYIERDLKSGLISEQDAQELVDHFIMKIRMVRFLRTPEFDSLFSGDPIWATEVIGGMGLDGRTLVTKNSFRYLHTLKTMGPAPEPNLTILWAEGLPRAFKTYAARVSIDTSSLQYENDDLMRTDFESDDYAIACCVSPMVIGKQMQFFGARANLAKTLLYCINGGVDEKLKIQVGPKVAPIMDEVLDYDTVMASLDSFMDWLAVQYISALNLIHYMHDKYSYEASLMALHDRDVYRTMACGIAGLSVAVDSLAAIKYARVKPVRDADGLAVDFVIEGEYPQYGNNDERADSIACDLVERFMKKIQALPTYRNAVPTQSILTITSNVVYGQKTGNTPDGRRAGAPFAPGANPMHGRDRKGAVASLASVAKLPFKYAKDGISYTFSIVPGALGKEPANRENNLVGLMDGYFHHERDVEGGQHLNVNVMNREMLLDAIENPDKYPSLTIRVSGYAVRFNALTREQQQDVISRTFTNMI, via the coding sequence ATGAAAGTTGATATGCAATTGGATCAGGATAAATTCCGTCAGGCATGGCAAGGGTTTGCCGGTGAAAACTGGAAGCACGAGATCAACGTCCGTGATTTTATCCAGCAGAACTACACCCCCTATGAAGGTGACGAACAGTTTTTAGCAGATGCGACCGAAGCGACCACCACTTTATGGAACAAGGTGATGGAGGGGATCCGTATCGAGAATGCCACCCACGCACCGGTCGATTTTGATACCAATATTGCCACGACCATCACCGCCCACGGGCCGGGTTATATCGAGCAGGGGCTGGAAAAAATAGTTGGCCTGCAAACCGACAAGCCCCTTAAAAGAGCGCTGCACCCGTTTGGTGGCGTAAATATGATCCGCAGCTCTTTTGAAGCATATGGCAGGGAGATGGATCCCGAATTTGAATATACCTTCAGCGAATTGCGCAAAACCCACAATCAGGGGGTGTTCGACGTCTACTCTCCCGAGATGCTGCGCTGCCGAAAGTCAGGGGTATTGACCGGTTTGCCGGATGGTTACGGCCGCGGTCGCATTATCGGAGATTATCGTCGGGTCGCGCTTTACGGCATAGATTATCTAATCCGTGAGCGGGAGCTGCAGTTTGCCGATCTGCAACCGGCTCTCGAGCGGGGAGAGCAGCTGGAGCAGGTGATCCGCCAGCGCGAGGAGCTGGCCGAGCACAAGCGGGCACTGGTGCAGATCAAGCAGATGGCGGCCAGCTACGGCTTTGACATCTCCGGGCCGGCACGCACTGCCCAGCAGGCGGTGCAGTGGCTCTACTTTGCCTATCTGGCGGCAGTGAAGTCGCAAAATGGCGGCGCCATGTCCCTCGGCCGTACCGCCACCTTCCTCGACATCTATATCGAGCGGGATCTGAAGTCGGGGCTCATCAGCGAGCAGGATGCCCAGGAGCTGGTCGATCACTTCATCATGAAGATCCGCATGGTGCGTTTCCTGCGTACCCCCGAGTTTGATTCCCTCTTCTCCGGCGATCCCATCTGGGCGACTGAGGTGATCGGCGGCATGGGGCTGGATGGTCGCACCCTGGTGACCAAGAACTCCTTCCGCTACCTCCACACCCTCAAGACCATGGGGCCGGCGCCCGAGCCCAACCTCACCATCCTCTGGGCGGAAGGGCTGCCGCGGGCCTTCAAGACCTATGCGGCCCGCGTCTCCATCGATACCTCATCCCTGCAGTATGAGAACGATGACCTGATGCGCACCGACTTCGAGAGCGATGACTACGCCATCGCCTGCTGCGTGAGCCCCATGGTGATCGGCAAGCAGATGCAGTTCTTCGGTGCCCGCGCCAACCTCGCCAAGACCCTGCTCTACTGCATCAACGGCGGGGTGGACGAGAAGCTGAAGATCCAGGTCGGCCCGAAAGTGGCCCCCATCATGGACGAGGTGCTGGATTACGACACTGTCATGGCCAGCCTCGACAGCTTTATGGACTGGCTGGCGGTGCAGTACATCAGCGCGCTCAACCTTATTCACTACATGCACGACAAGTACAGCTACGAGGCTTCCCTGATGGCGCTGCACGATCGCGACGTCTATCGCACCATGGCCTGCGGCATTGCCGGTCTGTCGGTAGCGGTCGATTCGCTGGCGGCCATCAAGTACGCCCGGGTCAAGCCGGTGCGCGATGCTGACGGGCTGGCGGTCGATTTTGTGATTGAGGGGGAGTATCCCCAGTACGGCAACAACGACGAGCGGGCCGACTCCATCGCCTGCGATCTGGTCGAGCGCTTCATGAAGAAGATCCAGGCGCTGCCGACCTACCGCAATGCGGTGCCGACCCAGTCGATCCTGACCATCACCTCCAACGTGGTCTATGGCCAGAAGACCGGCAACACCCCGGATGGCCGTCGCGCCGGTGCGCCGTTTGCGCCGGGGGCCAACCCGATGCACGGTCGGGATAGGAAAGGGGCGGTCGCTTCGCTCGCCTCGGTGGCCAAGCTGCCGTTCAAATATGCCAAGGACGGGATCTCCTACACCTTCTCCATCGTGCCGGGGGCGCTCGGCAAGGAGCCGGCCAATCGCGAGAACAATCTGGTGGGGCTGATGGATGGCTACTTCCATCATGAGCGGGATGTAGAAGGGGGCCAGCACCTCAACGTCAACGTGATGAACCGCGAGATGCTGCTGGATGCCATCGAGAATCCGGACAAGTACCCCAGCCTGACCATCCGGGTCTCCGGCTATGCGGTGCGCTTCAACGCCCTGACCCGCGAGCAGCAGCAGGACGTCATCTCCAGAACCTTCACCAACATGATCTAA
- the pdxH gene encoding pyridoxamine 5'-phosphate oxidase, translating into MMDVADLRREYTRGGLHRADLPAEPLALFEKWLAQACEAKLTDPTAMVVATVDADGQPWQRTVLLKHYDAQGMVFYTNMGSRKAQQLEGNPRISLLFPWHTLDRQVHVTGRVEKMSTFEVMKYFHSRPKDSQIAAWVSKQSTRISARGVLEAKFLELKQKFANGEVPLPSFWGGFRVRIDTVEFWQGGEHRLHDRFYYTRDGDGWHIERLAP; encoded by the coding sequence ATGATGGATGTTGCTGATCTGCGTCGGGAGTATACCCGTGGCGGGCTGCACCGGGCCGATCTGCCGGCCGAGCCGCTGGCGCTTTTCGAGAAGTGGTTGGCGCAGGCTTGTGAGGCCAAACTGACCGATCCCACCGCCATGGTGGTGGCGACCGTCGATGCCGATGGTCAGCCCTGGCAGCGTACCGTGCTGCTCAAGCACTACGATGCCCAGGGGATGGTCTTTTACACCAACATGGGCAGCCGCAAGGCGCAGCAGCTGGAAGGCAATCCCCGTATCAGCCTGCTCTTTCCCTGGCATACGCTGGACAGACAGGTGCATGTGACCGGTCGGGTGGAGAAGATGAGCACCTTCGAGGTGATGAAGTATTTCCACAGCCGTCCCAAGGATAGCCAGATTGCCGCCTGGGTCTCCAAGCAGTCGACCCGCATTTCGGCGCGCGGTGTGCTGGAGGCCAAATTCCTCGAGCTCAAGCAGAAGTTTGCCAATGGCGAAGTGCCGCTGCCGAGCTTCTGGGGCGGTTTTCGGGTGCGGATCGACACGGTCGAATTCTGGCAGGGGGGTGAGCATCGCCTGCACGATCGTTTCTACTACACCCGCGATGGGGATGGCTGGCATATCGAGCGTCTGGCTCCCTGA
- a CDS encoding glutathione S-transferase family protein: MRLYGDLRSGNCYKVWLLARWLELPLEWVEVDIQAGDTRTPAFLAMNPNGKIPVLEMGQGDTLAESNAILFYLAQGSTLWPTDPRQQAEVLKWMFFEQYSHEPYIAVARFIVHYLGRPESQEARLDGLKAGGEKALAVMEQQLKQSPYLCGDAPTIADIALYAYTHVAEEGIFSLQGWPAIRSWIARIEAHPRHLTLPAACQAS; this comes from the coding sequence ATGCGTCTGTATGGTGATCTGCGTTCCGGCAACTGTTACAAGGTGTGGCTGCTGGCCCGCTGGCTGGAGCTGCCCCTTGAGTGGGTAGAGGTCGATATTCAGGCGGGGGATACCCGTACCCCTGCATTTTTGGCCATGAACCCCAACGGCAAGATCCCGGTGCTGGAGATGGGTCAGGGCGATACGCTGGCGGAATCCAATGCCATCCTCTTCTATCTGGCGCAAGGTAGCACCTTGTGGCCAACCGATCCGCGCCAGCAGGCCGAGGTGCTCAAATGGATGTTCTTCGAGCAATACAGCCACGAGCCATACATCGCGGTGGCCCGCTTCATCGTTCACTATCTCGGCCGACCCGAGTCGCAGGAGGCGCGTCTCGACGGGCTGAAAGCCGGTGGCGAGAAGGCGCTGGCGGTGATGGAGCAACAGCTGAAACAGAGCCCCTACCTGTGTGGTGATGCGCCGACCATCGCCGATATCGCCCTTTATGCCTACACCCATGTGGCAGAGGAGGGGATCTTCTCTCTGCAGGGGTGGCCCGCTATCCGTAGCTGGATCGCCCGTATTGAAGCCCATCCCCGTCACCTGACGCTGCCCGCGGCCTGTCAGGCCAGCTGA
- a CDS encoding RsmB/NOP family class I SAM-dependent RNA methyltransferase, translated as MLKSPLLPRFGDLVVAIIDDVLGQGLTLDRAYARHFSGIELKPQEQARIALVTGDLLRRLSLYCALTGIQVRQAEKNVWPLLHSWHAFHKIAQPNNPTLDRFNEEAFRRRLTEAKKNPVLMDGCPSWLEKLGNEQLGEAWPAERAALAWMPKRYLRVNTLKCTRDELQAILAKEQVTTIPVEGVETALQVTSDAALFRTKAFADGCFEQQDAGSQLVAAALEVAPGMRVIDACAGAGGKTLHIAAMMQGKGRLLAMDVEEWKLENLKQRARRAGAHNVETRVITSSKTVKRLKESADRVLLDVPCSGLGVLKRNPDAKWRDTAERLPVLVALQEEILQRYSQMVKVGGLLVYATCSILPQENRQQVDKFLAANENFRLRDDHTVSPAETGFDGFYMARIERIA; from the coding sequence ATGCTCAAATCCCCACTGTTGCCCCGTTTCGGGGATCTGGTCGTTGCCATTATTGACGATGTGCTCGGTCAGGGTCTTACCCTCGACCGTGCCTATGCCCGTCACTTCTCAGGCATCGAACTCAAACCGCAAGAACAGGCAAGGATTGCCCTGGTCACCGGCGACCTGTTGCGTCGGCTGAGCCTCTACTGTGCTCTGACAGGTATTCAGGTGCGTCAGGCCGAGAAGAATGTCTGGCCGCTGCTGCACAGCTGGCACGCCTTCCACAAAATCGCCCAGCCCAACAACCCGACGCTGGATCGCTTCAACGAAGAGGCCTTCCGCCGCCGTCTGACCGAGGCGAAGAAGAACCCGGTGCTGATGGATGGTTGCCCGAGCTGGCTGGAGAAACTGGGCAACGAACAGCTGGGTGAAGCCTGGCCTGCCGAGCGTGCTGCCCTGGCCTGGATGCCCAAGCGTTACCTGCGGGTCAACACCCTCAAGTGCACCCGTGATGAGCTGCAGGCCATTCTGGCCAAAGAGCAGGTCACCACTATTCCGGTTGAAGGTGTGGAGACGGCCCTGCAGGTCACTTCCGACGCCGCCCTGTTCCGCACCAAGGCCTTTGCTGATGGTTGCTTCGAACAACAGGACGCTGGCTCTCAGTTGGTTGCGGCAGCTCTGGAAGTTGCCCCGGGTATGCGTGTCATTGACGCCTGCGCCGGTGCCGGTGGCAAGACTCTGCATATCGCCGCCATGATGCAGGGCAAAGGCCGCCTGCTGGCGATGGATGTGGAAGAGTGGAAGCTGGAGAACCTCAAGCAACGCGCCCGCCGCGCCGGTGCCCACAATGTGGAGACCCGGGTCATCACCAGCAGCAAGACCGTCAAGCGCCTCAAAGAGAGCGCCGACCGCGTACTGCTGGACGTGCCCTGCTCCGGTCTTGGCGTACTCAAACGCAATCCGGATGCCAAGTGGCGTGATACCGCCGAGCGTCTGCCTGTACTGGTCGCACTGCAAGAAGAGATCCTGCAGCGCTACAGCCAGATGGTGAAGGTGGGCGGTCTGCTGGTTTATGCAACCTGCTCCATTCTGCCCCAGGAGAACCGTCAGCAGGTGGACAAGTTCCTCGCTGCCAACGAGAACTTCCGTCTGCGTGACGATCACACCGTAAGCCCGGCCGAGACCGGCTTCGACGGCTTCTACATGGCTCGTATCGAACGGATCGCCTGA
- a CDS encoding RidA family protein — MRQVISTKAAPGAIGPYVQATRIGNILYTSGQIPLDPVSGDIAEGIEAQTLRSLQNVKAIVEATGGQVRNIFKTTVFVSDLNDFAAVNRVYNDFFTEHDAMYPARSCVEVARLPKDVKIEIEAIAALES; from the coding sequence ATGCGACAGGTTATCAGTACCAAAGCGGCGCCTGGCGCCATCGGCCCCTATGTGCAGGCCACCCGGATTGGCAACATCCTCTATACCTCCGGTCAGATCCCGCTGGACCCCGTGAGCGGCGACATTGCGGAGGGGATCGAAGCGCAAACCCTGCGCTCCCTGCAAAACGTCAAGGCGATTGTCGAGGCGACAGGCGGCCAGGTGCGCAATATCTTCAAGACCACGGTGTTTGTCTCCGATCTGAACGACTTTGCCGCGGTCAACCGGGTCTACAACGACTTCTTCACCGAGCACGATGCCATGTATCCGGCGCGCTCCTGCGTGGAGGTGGCCCGCTTGCCCAAGGATGTGAAGATCGAGATAGAGGCGATTGCTGCGCTGGAGTCCTGA
- the tdcD gene encoding propionate kinase: protein MKFDSLVLVINCGSSSVKFSVLDSKTCEVVISGMADGIETAHPQLQVGKAPAMLLPENNHTCALAAIAAELKKRDLRDAIALVGHRIAHGGSEFSEAVIIDEHVLAKIRQVSPLAPLHNHANLSGVMAARQLFPNQPQIAVFDTGFHQTLKPEAYIYGLPYQYLQDYGVRRYGFHGTSHRYVAEQACVFMGLDEQHAGLVIAHLGNGASICAVQDGKSVDTSMGMTPLEGLIMGSRSGDIDFGALAYIASKTGQSIEDIERVLNKQSGLLGISGLSSDMRVLEAAYHEGHPGAKLAIHAFAHRIARHIGGHATSLRRLDAVIFTGGIGENSAFIRKLVCERLQVFGVAISEPFNQRPNSEGCRIISAAESMVLAAVIPTNEEKMIALDAIRLGQQVCQTECV, encoded by the coding sequence ATGAAGTTTGATTCGTTGGTTCTGGTTATCAATTGCGGCTCTTCGTCGGTCAAATTCTCGGTACTGGATAGTAAAACCTGCGAGGTGGTGATCTCCGGGATGGCCGATGGTATTGAGACGGCCCATCCCCAATTGCAAGTGGGTAAAGCGCCCGCAATGTTATTACCTGAAAATAACCACACCTGTGCATTGGCTGCCATCGCGGCGGAATTGAAAAAACGGGATCTGCGTGATGCCATTGCACTGGTGGGTCATCGAATTGCTCATGGTGGGAGTGAATTTAGTGAAGCCGTGATCATTGATGAACATGTATTGGCCAAAATCAGGCAGGTCTCGCCACTGGCCCCGCTGCACAACCACGCCAATTTGAGCGGCGTGATGGCCGCCCGCCAGCTCTTTCCCAACCAGCCCCAAATTGCGGTATTTGATACCGGTTTTCACCAGACCCTGAAGCCGGAAGCCTATATCTATGGGCTGCCTTACCAATATTTGCAGGATTACGGCGTGCGCCGCTATGGCTTCCACGGCACCTCCCATCGCTATGTGGCCGAGCAGGCTTGCGTATTTATGGGGCTGGATGAGCAGCATGCCGGTCTGGTCATCGCCCATCTGGGCAATGGCGCCTCTATTTGTGCGGTGCAGGATGGCAAGAGCGTCGATACCTCGATGGGGATGACGCCGCTGGAGGGGTTGATCATGGGCAGCCGCAGCGGCGATATCGATTTTGGCGCGCTGGCCTATATCGCCAGCAAGACAGGACAATCTATCGAGGATATCGAGCGGGTATTGAACAAGCAGTCCGGCCTGCTAGGTATTTCGGGGCTCTCCTCCGATATGCGGGTATTGGAAGCTGCCTATCACGAAGGACATCCTGGGGCGAAATTGGCCATTCACGCCTTTGCCCATCGTATTGCCCGCCATATCGGTGGTCATGCCACCTCATTGCGCCGACTGGATGCCGTTATTTTCACCGGCGGTATTGGCGAAAACTCGGCCTTTATCAGAAAGCTGGTATGCGAACGACTTCAGGTATTTGGCGTAGCGATCAGCGAGCCGTTTAACCAGCGTCCCAATAGCGAGGGTTGTCGGATTATTTCGGCGGCAGAGTCCATGGTGCTGGCGGCAGTTATTCCCACCAATGAAGAGAAAATGATCGCGCTGGATGCCATTCGTCTGGGGCAGCAGGTTTGTCAGACCGAGTGCGTCTGA
- a CDS encoding reprolysin-like metallopeptidase, producing the protein MHVTKYSRVALLVASMLGSTSLMASEWSTVAARATADEGYEVRAHQFRVAKVPLDYFAGLQAGASKLTLPLPDGGEVTFALEAYNVLPADLAAKYPQIRTFKGYNPAHPVDTGRFDLGPQGFHAMFSHQGKMVFVDPLRNAEGYAIYYQQDAYSRLEEDADKVIGADAKTLARKVQVDGNVRKRYTIAISAAGEYTQYHGGSQVLALAAITTLLNRVNEVYQRDVGAEFVLASGNDSVIFTDPVTDPFYNGDNPDYVSGVSSIYEADDTSKNVLVQGEAFANGELGAFDIGHVVNTGGGGLAGLGVLCTADKSAGMTGSDKPVGDAFFIDYVAHEIGHQFGADHTFNGTTGSCGGGNREAAQAWEPGSGTSIMAYAGICGDENIQPHSDPYFHSKSIEQMRAHMATVPACGTTLNLVNNTPQAVAGASYIIPANTPFVLKGAGADLDKDPLTYTWEQIDLGDPSSSALDMIDDGSRPLFRFVSPTGSPERILPSLPSLLSGSLAKGEAWPTTNRDLNFRLTVRDGKGGVASDDMKVQVINTGSAFRLTAPIGVALTPGASLAVSWDVAGTTLAPISCSKVDLFITQNEGTSWSNLAVSQPNSGAATVTLPADLASSARLKVACSDNIFFAISPSKLPVVQSGGSSGGSGGGGALGLWTLALALLGWQRRRG; encoded by the coding sequence ATGCATGTGACGAAATACTCTAGGGTGGCCTTGCTGGTTGCCAGCATGCTGGGCTCAACCAGCCTGATGGCCAGCGAATGGAGCACGGTTGCCGCCAGAGCAACAGCTGACGAGGGTTATGAGGTACGGGCTCATCAGTTCCGGGTCGCCAAGGTGCCGCTCGACTATTTTGCCGGGTTGCAAGCGGGGGCCAGCAAGCTGACCTTGCCACTGCCTGATGGGGGGGAGGTTACCTTTGCACTGGAAGCTTACAATGTACTGCCCGCAGACCTTGCAGCCAAGTATCCTCAGATCCGCACCTTCAAGGGGTACAACCCGGCTCATCCGGTTGATACTGGACGCTTCGATCTGGGGCCGCAAGGTTTTCATGCCATGTTCAGCCATCAGGGCAAGATGGTGTTTGTCGATCCGCTGCGCAATGCCGAGGGGTATGCAATTTACTACCAGCAGGATGCCTACAGCCGACTGGAAGAAGACGCCGACAAGGTGATCGGGGCTGACGCCAAAACGTTGGCTCGCAAGGTGCAAGTGGATGGTAATGTTCGCAAACGTTACACCATCGCTATCTCGGCCGCAGGTGAGTACACCCAATATCATGGCGGCTCCCAAGTGCTGGCCCTGGCGGCCATTACTACCCTGCTCAACCGGGTCAACGAGGTGTACCAGCGAGATGTGGGGGCCGAGTTCGTGCTGGCCAGCGGCAACGATTCTGTGATTTTTACCGATCCGGTAACAGACCCTTTCTACAACGGCGATAACCCTGACTACGTGAGCGGCGTGAGCAGCATCTATGAGGCTGATGACACCAGCAAGAACGTCCTGGTACAGGGAGAAGCCTTCGCCAATGGTGAGCTGGGCGCATTCGATATCGGGCATGTGGTCAATACCGGGGGAGGTGGCCTGGCCGGGCTCGGCGTGCTGTGCACCGCGGACAAGTCGGCCGGGATGACGGGCTCCGATAAGCCGGTGGGGGATGCCTTCTTTATCGACTACGTGGCTCACGAGATCGGCCACCAGTTCGGTGCCGACCACACCTTCAACGGCACCACTGGCAGTTGCGGCGGTGGCAATCGGGAGGCGGCACAAGCCTGGGAGCCGGGCAGCGGTACTTCTATCATGGCCTATGCCGGGATCTGCGGGGACGAGAACATCCAGCCCCACAGCGATCCCTATTTTCACAGCAAATCTATCGAGCAGATGCGGGCGCACATGGCGACCGTGCCGGCCTGTGGCACCACCCTGAATCTCGTCAACAACACGCCCCAGGCGGTGGCCGGAGCCAGCTATATCATTCCCGCCAACACGCCATTCGTGCTCAAGGGGGCCGGCGCCGATTTGGACAAGGATCCCCTGACCTACACTTGGGAGCAGATTGATCTGGGCGACCCGTCCAGCAGTGCTCTTGACATGATCGATGACGGCTCCCGTCCGTTGTTCCGCTTCGTGTCGCCGACCGGCTCGCCGGAGCGGATTTTGCCGAGCTTGCCATCCCTGCTCTCGGGCTCGCTCGCCAAGGGCGAGGCATGGCCCACCACTAACCGGGATCTCAACTTCCGATTGACGGTGCGTGACGGCAAGGGCGGTGTCGCCAGCGACGACATGAAGGTCCAGGTGATCAACACTGGCAGTGCCTTCCGATTGACCGCCCCGATTGGGGTGGCATTGACGCCGGGGGCAAGCCTGGCTGTCAGCTGGGATGTGGCCGGCACCACGCTGGCGCCGATCAGCTGCAGCAAGGTAGACCTGTTCATCACCCAAAACGAGGGAACCAGCTGGAGCAATCTGGCGGTCAGCCAGCCCAACAGCGGCGCCGCCACTGTCACCCTGCCGGCGGATCTGGCCAGCTCTGCCCGCCTGAAGGTGGCCTGCAGCGACAACATCTTCTTCGCGATCAGTCCCTCCAAGCTGCCGGTTGTCCAAAGCGGCGGCAGTTCGGGCGGTAGCGGCGGCGGTGGTGCCCTCGGTCTCTGGACTCTGGCGCTGGCTCTGCTGGGTTGGCAACGGAGGCGCGGATGA